The following coding sequences lie in one Rutidosis leptorrhynchoides isolate AG116_Rl617_1_P2 chromosome 6, CSIRO_AGI_Rlap_v1, whole genome shotgun sequence genomic window:
- the LOC139855126 gene encoding protein disulfide-isomerase-like, giving the protein MAWSFYFGCRILILFALSLSVSISYSGVNNNIAAAAGEYVLTLDHTNFSLAVSHHNFLVIQFWAPCEKMHKLLCKFGEELAPEYEKAASVLSTHEPPIVMAKIDDSADENKELADKFEVTGYPIIVISQNNGRDFYDYVGPKDADGIVRTLERFIDPSSIELKTDADAFRLIDEKKISIVGIFHKFYGEEFENFTVIANKLLRESWGFDVFHTSNASIIPRGEPSVITPTLRLLKPYDELSVDSQNFQVRAMENFIIGASFPLVTILSDPPPDIISQYLSQLPDEQVMLFLDSGNEHYEVFKSRFHNVAALHKCKGLRFVLIDAKTNEDDLKYSGLRFGQVPLILIDSYSGPSYMKPNLKPDDISPWLVDYKEGKLKPFLKSQPIHETNNDPSEVVVANSLEDML; this is encoded by the exons atggcCTGGAGTTTTTATTTTGGTTGCAGGATTCTCATTTTGTTTGCATTATCATTATCAGTCTCAATCTCTTATTCTGgtgttaataataatatagcaGCTGCTGCAGGAGAGTATGTGTTGACTTTAGATCACACTAATTTCTCACTAGCTGTTTCTCATCACAACTTCCTTGTCATTCAGTTTTGGGCTCCATG TGAAAAAATGCATAAACTCCTATGTAAATTCGGTGAGGAACTTGCCCCAGAG TACGAAAAGGCTGCATCTGTGTTGAGTACTCACGAGCCACCAATTGTTATGGCAAAGATTGACGATAGTGCAGATGAGAATAAAGAACTCGCGGATAAATTTGAAGTAACCGGTTACCCCATTATCGTGATCTCACAAAACAATGGAAGAGATTTTTATGACTATGTAGGTCCTAAAGACGCTGATGGAATCGTGCGAACCCTGGAACGATTCATTGATCCTTCGTCTATAGAACTTAAAACTGATGCAGATGCTTTTCGCCTTATCGATGAAAAAAAGATCTCCATT GTTGGAATATTTCATAAATTTTACGGGGAGGAATTCGAGAATTTTACTGTGATTGCGAATAAGTTGCTACGCGAGTCTTGGGGTTTTGATGTTTTTCACACTTCGAATGCAAGCATCATTCCTCGGGGTGAACCATCAGTAATAACGCCAACTCTTAGGCTACTGAAACCATATGACGAACTCTCTGTTGACTCTCAG AATTTTCAAGTTCGTGCTATGGAAAATTTCATTATAGGAGCTAGCTTTCCTCTCGTGACGATTCTTAGCGATCCCCCACCTGATATCATTTCGCAGTACCTATCTCAACTGCCCGATGAGCAG GTAATGTTATTTTTGGATTCCGGCAATGAGCATTATGAGGTTTTCAAGTCTAGATTTCACAATGTTGCTGCACTACATAAATGCAAAGGATTAAGATTCGTCTTGATCGATGCAAAGACTAACGAAGATGACCTTAAG TATTCTGGTTTGAGATTTGGTCAAGTACCTCTCATACTCATAGACAGCTACAGTGGTCCAAGCTATATGAAACCAAATCTAAAACCTGATGACATATCTCCTTGGTTAGTTGATTATAAG GAAGGCAAGCTAAAGCCATTCTTAAAGTCACAACCGATCCATGAAACTAACAACGACCCATCAGAGGTGGTGGTCGCCAATAGCCTTGAAGACATGCTTTAG
- the LOC139851892 gene encoding cyclin-dependent kinase E-1, with product MSNRGNNNNSSSSNNNSNRPEWLQQYDLIGKIGEGTYGLVFLAKIKSNRSKSIAIKKFKQSKDGDGVSPTAIREIMLLREISHDNVVKLVNVHINHIDMSLYLAFDYAEHDLYEIIRHHRDKVNQGINQYTVKSILWQLLNGLNYLHSNWIMHRDLKPSNILVMGDGEEQGVVKIADFGLARIYQAPLKPLSDNGVVVTIWYRAPELLLGGKHYTSAVDMWAVGCIFAELLTLKPLFQGQEVKATPNPFQLDQLDKIFKVLGHPTVDKWPTLAHLPHWQSDQQHIQGHKYDSPGLYSVVHLSPKNPAYDLLSKMLEYDPRKRITAAQALDHEYFRMEPLPGRNALVPPPGEKTINYPTRPVDTNTDFEGTASLQPPQQASGNQVAGNMGGPHVMANRNVPRPMHMVGVQRMQQQQNMAYNLASQAGMGGAMNPGNIPMQRGVAAQPHQQQQQQLRRKDGMGMPGYPQQKSRRF from the exons ATGAGCAACAgaggtaataataacaatagtagcagcagtaataacaacagCAATCGCCCTGAATGGTTACAACAATACGATTTGATCGGTAAAATTGGTGAAGGAACTTACGGTCTTGTGTTCTTAGCTAAAATTAAGTCTAATCGAAGCAAATCGATTGCGATCAAGAAATTTAAGCAATCTAAAGATGGTGATGGTGTTTCTCCCACTGCAATTCGTGAAATTATG TTGCTTAGGGAGATATCCCATGACAACGTGGTCAAGCTGGTTAATGTGCACATCAATCATATAGACATGTCTCTTTATCTGGCTTTCGACTACGCTGAACATGACCTCTAT GAAATTATCAGACATCACAGAGACAAGGTTAACCAAGGTATTAATCAATATACGGTGAAGTCAATACTTTGGCAGTTGCTTAATGGACTAAATTATCTTCATAG CAACTGGATTATGCATCGAGATCTTAAGCCATCTAATATTTTG GTGATGGGTGATGGGGAAGAACAAGGAGTTGTAAAAATTGCCGATTTTGGACTTGCTAGAATATATCAAGCTCCACTAAAGCCATTGTCCGATAACGGG GTCGTTGTAACTATTTGGTATCGCGCTCCGGAGTTGCTCCTCGGGGGAAAGCACTATACTAGTGCAGTTG ATATGTGGGCTGTTGGCTGTATATTTGCTGAGCTTCTGACGTTGAAGCCATTGTTTCAAGGACAGGAAGTAAAGGCCACGCCAAATCCTTTTCAG CTGGATCAACTAGACAAAATCTTCAAAGTTTTGG GTCATCCAACAGTAGACAAGTGGCCAACACTTGCTCATCTTCCACATTGGCAATCCGATCAACAGCATATTCAAGGACACAAATA TGATAGTCCTGGTCTGTACAGCGTTGTTCACCTCTCTCCAAAAAATCCTGCCTATGATCTTCTCTCTAAAATGTTGGA ATATGATCCTCGAAAACGCATCACCGCAGCACAAGCTCTTGATCATGA GTATTTTCGGATGGAACCTTTACCTGGAcgcaa TGCACTGGTGCCGCCTCCTGGGGAGAAGACGATCAATTATCCAACCCGTCCAGTGGACACAAATACAGATTTTGAGGGCACCGCAAGTCTTCAGCCACCTCAACAG GCATCAGGAAACCAAGTGGCTGGAAATATGGGGGGCCCACATGTAATGGCAAATAGAAATGTTCCGCGACCGATGCATATGGTTGGTGTGCAAAGAATGCAACAACAACAAAATATGGCTTATAATCTTGCCTCTCAGGCTGGGATGGGTGGTGCAATGAATCCCGGAAATATCCCGATGCAGCGTGGTGTTGCTGCCCAACCTcaccaacagcagcagcagcag TTAAGAAGAAAGGATGGAATGGGGATGCCTGGATATCCGCAACAGAAATCAAGGCGTTTTTGA
- the LOC139851352 gene encoding DNA polymerase delta catalytic subunit, producing the protein MSGNSRKRPAQQPPVTQQTPKHHHAAAMEQEDDDMDEDVFIQQTLIDEDEIILRDMEDREALAARLTKWKRPVVPSGYQSHSINIVFQQLEIDSVVREGDNAATISIYGVTNEGNSVCCHVHGFEPYFYISCPPGMGPDDISRFHQTLEGRMREASRSIKVPKSIIRIELVQKKSIMYYQQLSSQPFLKIVVALPSMVATCRGILDKGIQIDGFGMKSFMTYESNVLFVLRFMIDCNISGGNWIEVPAHKYKKTAKNFSYSQLEFDCHYTDLISHVPEGEFSKMGPFRILSFDIECAGRKGVFPDAKHDPVIQIANLVTLQGEEQPFVRNVMTLKSCSPIVGVDVMSFDTEREFLLAWRDFVREVDPDIIIGYNICNFDLPYLIERAETLGISEFPILGRIRNKRAHVKDANFSSRQYGKRVSKEVTLEGRVQFDLLQAMQRDYKLSSYSLNSVSAHFLNEQKEDVHHSIISDLQNGSAETRRRLAVYCLKDAYLPQRLLDKLMYIYNYVEMARVTGVPLSFLLSRGQSIKVLSQLLRKAKQKNLVLPNVKQAGSEQGTYEGATVLEARTGFYEKPIATLDFASLYPSIMMAYNLCYCTLVTAEDVRKLNLPPESINKTPSGETFVKSDLQKGILPEILEELLAARRRAKADLKEAKDPLVKAVLDGRQLALKISANSVYGFTGATIGQLPCLEISSSVTSYGRQMIEHTKRLVEDKFTTLGGYEHNAEVIYGDTDSVMVQFGVPTVDEAMKLGREAADYISGTFIKPIKLEFEKVYFPYLLISKKRYAGLYWTNPDKFDKMDTKGIETVRRDNCLLVKNLVTECLHKILIDRDIPGAVQYVKNTISDLLMNRMDLSLLVITKGLTKTGDDYEVKTAHNELAERMRKRDAATAPHVGDRVPYVIIKAAKGAKAYERSEDPIYVLENNIPIDPQYYLENQISKPLLRIFEPILKNASRELLHGDHTRAISISTPSTGGIMRFAKKQLSCVGCKVPISNKDQTLCSHCKGREAELYCKTVANVSELEKLFGKLWTQCQECQGSLHQDVLCTSRDCPIFYRRKKAQKDMAEAKVQLERWNF; encoded by the exons ATGAGCGGCAACAGCAGAAAGCGACCGGCGCAGCAGCCACCGGTAACTCAACAAACACCGAAACACCACCACGCTGCAGCGATGGAACAAGAAGACGATGATATGGACGAAGATGTATTCATTCAACAAACCCTAATCGATGAAGACGAAATAATTCTTCGTGATATGGAAGATCGGGAAGCCCTAGCTGCTCGTCTTACGAAATGGAAGCGGCCGGTTGTACCCTCAGGGTACCAGTCTCATTCAATTAATATAG TTTTTCAACAGCTGGAGATTGATTCCGTGGTTAGAGAGGGTGACAATGCGGCTACTATTAGCATATATGGTGTAACTAATGAAG GGAATAGTGTATGCTGTCATGTCCATGGATTTGAACCGTACTTCTATATTAGTTGTCCTCCTGGAATGGGCCCCGATGATATTTCTCGATTTCATCAAACTCTTGAG GGGAGAATGAGGGAAGCCAGCAGAAGTATCAAGGTTCCTAAATCTATTATCCGTATTGAACTAGTTCAGAAAAAGAGCATCATGTATTATCAGCAACTTAGCTCTCAGCCTTTTCTTAAAATTGTTGTCGCGTTGCCTTCAATGGTTGCTACTTGTCGAG GAATACTTGACAAAGGGATACAAATTGAtggttttggtatgaaaagcttcaTGACATATGAAAGTAATGTACTTTTTGTGCTTCGTTTCATGATCGATTGCAATATCAGTGGTGGCAATTGGATTGAAGTTCCAGCTCACAAATACAAGAAGACAGCAAAGAACTTTTCATATTCACAGTTAGAGTTCGATTGCCA TTACACAGATCTGATTAGCCATGTACCAGAAGGAGAATTTTCAAAAATGGGTCCATTTCGCATATTGAGTTTTGACATTGAGTGTGCTGGTCGTAAGGGTGTTTTCCCTGATGCTAAACATGATCCTGTTATTCAG ATCGCAAATCTGGTCACACTGCAGGGAGAGGAACAACCATTTGTGAGAAACGTCATGACCTTAAAGTCGTGTTCACCAATAGTTGGTGTTGATGTGATGTCATTTGACACAGAGAGAGAATTCTTGCTTGCTTGGAGG GATTTTGTTCGTGAAGTTGATCCAgatattataattggttataacaTTTGCAACTTTGACTTGCCTTATCTGATTGAG AGGGCAGAAACTTTGGGGATTAGTGAGTTTCCTATACTTGGCCGCATAAGAAATAAAAGAGCCCATGTGAAGGATGCAAATTTTTCTTCAAG ACAGTATGGTAAGAGAGTAAGTAAAGAAGTTACACTGGAAGGGAGAGTTCAGTTTGACTTACTTCAG GCTATGCAAAGGGATTATAAATTAAGTTCATACTCTCTGAATTCAGTTTCAGCCCACTTTCTTAATGAGCAG AAAGAGGATGTTCATCATTCGATTATATCCGACCTTCAGAACGGGAGTGCAGAGACAAGACGGAGATTGGCTGTATATTGTCTCAAG GATGCTTATCTCCCTCAGCGCCTGTTAGACAAGTTGATGTACATCTACAATTATGTGGAGATGGCTCGAGTCACTGGTGTTCCCTTATCATTTCTCCTTTCTAGAGGACAAAGCATCAAG GTACTCTCTCAACTTCTAAGAAAAGCAAAACAAAAGAATCTAGTGCTTCCTAATGTGAAACAAGCAGGATCTGAACAAGGAACGTATGAAGGTGCAACT GTATTGGAAGCCAGGACAGGATTCTATGAAAAGCCTATTGCAACATTGGATTTTGCTTCACTATATCCGTCAATCATGATGGCATACAACTTATGTTACTGCACTCTA GTGACTGCTGAAGATGTTCGGAAGCTCAACCTACCACCTGAATCCATCAACAAAACTCCATCGGGTGAAACATTTGTTAAGTCAGATTTGCAGAAG GGTATACTTCCAGAAATTCTTGAAGAACTTTTGGCTGCTCGTAGGAGGGCAAAAGCAGATTTGAAA GAAGCAAAGGATCCGCTAGTGAAGGCTGTGTTGGATGGTCGCCAGCTGGCTTTGAAG ATTAGTGCAAATTCAGTGTATGGGTTTACAGGAGCTACGATTGGACAGTTACCATGTTTAGAGATATCCTCAAGTGTAACAAGCTATG GTCGACAGATGATTGAACACACAAAAAGACTCGTCGAAGATAAGTTCACAACGCTTGGGGGATATGAACATAATGCTGAG GTCATATATGGGGATACAGATTCAGTTATGGTGCAATTTGGTGTGCCCACTGTAGATGAAGCCATGAAACTGGGCAGGGAAGCTGCTGATTACATTAGTGGAACTTTCATCAAG CCCATCAAACTAGAGTTTGAAAAGGTTTATTTCCCGTATCTATTGATCAGCAAAAAGAGATACGCTGGTCTCTATTGGACAAATCCTGACAAATTTGACAAGATGGATACAAAAG GTATTGAAACTGTTCGAAGGGACAATTGTCTGTTAGTCAAGAACCTGGTCACCGAGTGCCTTCACAAAATACTAATAGACAGAGACATACCTGGAGCCGTTCAGTATGTCAAGAATACCATTTCAGATCTACTTATGAATCGCATGGATTTGTCTCTTCTGGTTATTACCAAG GGACTAACGAAAACAGGAGATGATTATGAAGTTAAGACCGCACATAATGAACTTGCAGAACGGATGCGAAAG CGAGATGCAGCTACTGCTCCACATGTTGGTGATCGAGTACCATATGTGATTATCAAAGCTGCCAAAGGTGCCAAG GCGTACGAGAGGTCAGAGGACCCAATCTATGTGCTGGAAAATAATATACCCATAGATCCTCAATACtatcttgaaaatcaaataagcaaG CCACTTTTGAGGATTTTTGAACCCATTTTGAAGAATGCTAGTAGAGAGCTTCTTCATGGAGACCACACTAGAGCTATTTCAATTTCTACACCATCAACTGGTGGAATAATGAGATTTGCAAAGAAACAACTAAGTTGTGTTGGCTGCAAAGTCCCAATCAG TAACAAAGATCAAACACTTTGCTCACACTGCAAGGGAAGGGAAGCTGAACTATATTGCAAAACTGTAGCCAACG TATCCGAGTTAGAGAAGCTTTTTGGGAAGCTATGGACGCAGTGCCAAGAATGCCAAGGATCTCTCCATCAAGACGTTCTGTGCACAAG CCGGGATTGCCCAATCTTTTACAGGAGGAAGAAAGCACAGAAAGACATGGCTGAAGCCAAAGTCCAATTAGAACGATGGAACTTTTGA
- the LOC139851309 gene encoding protein disulfide-isomerase-like — MAISRVYMLLYILAIASILSICSVTETEKESVLTLDHSNFSETVTKHKFIVVEFYAPWCGHCKSLAPEYEKAASVLSSHDPPVTLAKVDANAEENKGLAQQYEIQGFPTIKIFKDGGEIVQDYKGPREADGIVEFLKKQVGPASFEIKTPEDAGSLIDDKKVIVVGIFPKFSGEEYENFTIVADKLRADYDFGHTTKAELLPRGESSVTTPTVRLIKPFDELAVDFQKFEVDALEKFIEDASIPLVTLFDQSPTNQPFLIKYFESPNTKAMLFLDFSHEHVDAFKSKYSDEAGVYKGKGLNFLVGDVKASQAALQYFGLTEDQSPVLIVQNSNGLKFIKSNVEVDQIAPWLKDYVDGNVKPFIKSEPIPETNDEPVKVVVANSLKDMVLDSKKNILLEIYAPWCGHCKKLAPILDEVAVSFENDAGVMIAKFDGSNNDIPSDTFEVQGYPTLYFRTSSGKVIPYDGNRTKDDMIEFIQKNREDVTSEPAATESGKDEL; from the exons ATGGCGATTTCTAGGGTTTATATGCTATTATATATTTTAGCAATTGCATCAATTCTATCGATCTGTTCAGTTACTGAGACCGAAAAAGAATCTGTGTTGACGTTAGATCATTCTAATTTCTCTGAAACTGTTACTAAACACAAATTCATCGTCGTTGAATTCTACGCTCCATG GTGTGGTCACTGTAAGAGTCTTGCTCCAGAG TATGAGAAGGCTGCATCTGTGTTATCAAGCCATGATCCTCCAGTTACTTTGGCAAAGGTTGACGCCAATGCTGAAGAAAACAAAGGACTTGCTCAACAATATGAGATTCAAGGGTTCCCTACAATCAAAATTTTTAAAGATGGAGGAGAGATTGTTCAAGACTACAAAGGCCCTCGAGAGGCTGATGGTATTGTAGAATTTTTGAAGAAACAAGTGGGTCCTGCATCGTTTGAAATAAAAACTCCAGAAGATGCAGGAAGTCTTATAGATGACAAGAAGGTCATTGTG GTAGGTATTTTCCCCAAATTCTCTGGTGAAGAATATGAGAATTTCACCATCGTAGCTGACAAGCTGCGCGCTGATTATGACTTTGGTCACACTACAAAAGCTGAACTACTTCCACGTGGGGAATCGTCAGTGACCACCCCAACTGTTAGGTTAATAAAGCCATTTGATGAACTGGCTGTTGATTTCCAG AAATTTGAAGTTGATGCTTTGGAGAAATTCATTGAAGATGCTAGCATTCCTCTTGTCACACTCTTTGACCAAAGCCCAACCAACCAGCCTTTCCTCATCAAATACTTTGAAAGTCCCAACACGAAG GCTATGCTGTTTCTGGATTTCAGTCATGAGCATGTTGATGCTTTCAAGTCAAAATACTCTGATGAAGCTGGTGTATACAAAGGAAAAGGGTTGAATTTCCTAGTGGGTGATGTTAAGGCTAGCCAAGCTGCGTTGCAG TATTTTGGCCTTACAGAGGACCAGTCACCTGTGCTTATTGTACAAAACAGTAATGGTCTGAAGTTCATCAAGTCAAATGTTGAAGTTGATCAAATTGCTCCTTGGTTGAAAGACTACGTG GATGGAAATGTGAAGCCGTTTATTAAGTCGGAGCCTATTCCTGAAACCAACGATGAGCCTGTGAAGGTGGTGGTTGCCAATAGTCTTAAAGACATGGTTTTGGACTCCAAAAAGAACA TTCTACTAGAGATCTACGCACCATGGTGTGGACACTGCAAGAAATTGGCTCCaatcttggatgaagttgctgtctCGTTTGAAAATGATGCTGGTGTTATGATTGCAAAATTT GACGGATCGAACAACGATATTCCAAGTGACACATTCGAAGTTCAAGGTTACCCGACATTATACTTCAGAACCTCGAGCGGTAAAGTGATACCATATGATGGAAATAGGACAAAGGATGACATGATTGAGTTCATCCAAAAGAACCGTGAAGATGTGACATCCGAACCAGCTGCAACTGAATCAGGCAAAGACGAACTGTAA